The SAR324 cluster bacterium genome includes a window with the following:
- a CDS encoding DMT family transporter, whose translation MTPHDLSWKQTYTGYLLAVAGMTGAGLTAIPYAIALKTVSPMGVVYGMFGCAFLMSVPGILWKRPKVIVPIPLFLVLLGVAGLATLGNYAIGKAFMGMAPTLGMIIQRGEVMLAMLMSWLFLKEQTGLRLWGGMLVSLGGVVVTKIDSLTFDLAGWTPVLWAVCSAAAFAATQVVSKKIIHRVDPQVINFWRLGFSVFFMSMDAQLISEVQQIGAFEWRLLILLGLLGPFGARLAYIYSLRYLSVSKTVLISTFTPVSTLITEFLVLGHWLSWYEGLGGVLILSGILFALFPSAIKVKA comes from the coding sequence ATGACTCCACATGATCTTTCCTGGAAACAGACCTATACCGGATATCTGCTGGCCGTCGCCGGCATGACGGGTGCAGGCCTGACAGCGATTCCCTATGCTATCGCTCTGAAAACCGTTTCCCCCATGGGTGTGGTTTATGGCATGTTTGGCTGTGCGTTCCTGATGTCTGTACCGGGAATCCTGTGGAAACGGCCCAAAGTGATAGTACCAATTCCCCTGTTTCTGGTGCTGCTCGGTGTGGCAGGACTGGCAACTCTGGGAAATTATGCCATTGGCAAGGCCTTCATGGGCATGGCTCCTACCTTGGGTATGATCATTCAACGGGGAGAAGTGATGCTTGCCATGCTGATGAGCTGGCTGTTTCTGAAAGAACAAACCGGACTCCGGCTATGGGGCGGAATGCTTGTTTCCCTTGGAGGCGTGGTTGTCACCAAAATCGATTCACTCACCTTTGATCTGGCTGGCTGGACTCCTGTCTTATGGGCTGTTTGTTCAGCGGCGGCCTTTGCCGCCACGCAGGTGGTTTCAAAAAAGATCATTCATCGGGTTGATCCGCAAGTGATCAATTTCTGGAGACTGGGGTTTTCAGTTTTTTTCATGTCTATGGATGCACAACTTATTTCCGAAGTTCAACAGATTGGCGCATTCGAGTGGCGTCTGTTGATTCTGCTGGGATTGCTTGGTCCGTTTGGTGCCCGACTGGCCTACATTTATTCCTTGCGTTATCTGTCTGTTTCCAAAACAGTGCTCATCAGCACCTTCACTCCTGTTTCGACCCTGATCACAGAGTTTCTGGTACTCGGACACTGGCTTTCATGGTATGAGGGCTTGGGAGGTGTTCTGATTCTGTCCGGAATCCTGTTTGCGTTGTTTCCATCAGCTATAAAGGTTAAAGCTTAA
- a CDS encoding outer membrane lipoprotein-sorting protein, producing MYKWFIIIVAGFITTQAYGQTAHEIISKVRDREIGNATKTRMTMVLIEKDKTQRVRELISFSKSDESQSKDLLYFESPPDMKGTGFLNIRVREKNGEKDQWLYLPALKKVKRIASSESGGDFLGSDFSYSDMGGTDIDNYNYALKGEETVNGYETYQIISQPKTDAIAKQFGYRKSILWVAKDIWLVVKAINYTTKPGEIKLMEASDIKEVNGIWTAYKIQMSRLQEKAFQHATIMVLNEVEYNADIDDGIFTERQLMKGF from the coding sequence ATGTACAAATGGTTTATAATAATTGTTGCTGGATTTATAACAACGCAGGCGTATGGGCAAACCGCTCACGAAATTATCAGCAAGGTCCGGGACAGGGAAATTGGCAATGCCACCAAGACTCGCATGACCATGGTTTTGATTGAAAAAGATAAAACGCAACGTGTCCGGGAGTTGATTTCCTTCAGCAAAAGTGATGAATCGCAAAGTAAGGATCTGCTTTATTTTGAATCGCCTCCTGATATGAAAGGGACAGGCTTTCTCAACATTCGTGTTCGTGAAAAAAATGGTGAAAAAGATCAATGGCTGTATCTGCCCGCCTTAAAAAAAGTAAAACGGATCGCGTCCAGCGAAAGCGGTGGTGATTTTCTGGGTTCAGACTTCAGCTACAGTGATATGGGTGGAACAGACATTGACAACTACAATTACGCTCTGAAAGGAGAAGAAACGGTCAATGGTTACGAGACCTACCAGATTATTTCCCAACCTAAAACGGATGCGATCGCCAAGCAGTTTGGCTATCGTAAAAGTATCCTCTGGGTTGCCAAAGATATCTGGCTGGTGGTCAAAGCCATCAATTACACCACCAAACCCGGTGAAATAAAATTGATGGAAGCGTCCGACATCAAGGAAGTGAATGGAATCTGGACCGCCTACAAAATCCAGATGAGCCGTCTTCAGGAAAAAGCATTTCAGCATGCCACGATCATGGTTCTCAATGAGGTGGAATACAATGCGGATATTGATGATGGCATTTTCACCGAACGCCAGCTCATGAAAGGATTCTGA
- a CDS encoding D-tyrosyl-tRNA(Tyr) deacylase, whose amino-acid sequence MRVVLQRVREARVTVDEQTLGQIGPGLLLFTGITHDDRQSNAEFLAEKCINLRVFEDEHGKMNRSCLECQGEILVVSQFTLYGNCQKGRRPGFDQAAPPSLAQELYDYFVQILQKSSLNIQTGRFQATMQVHLINDGPVTLILEK is encoded by the coding sequence ATGCGTGTGGTGTTACAAAGAGTCCGTGAAGCCAGGGTTACCGTTGATGAACAGACGCTTGGTCAAATTGGACCCGGATTATTGCTGTTCACAGGCATTACCCATGATGACAGGCAGAGCAATGCGGAATTCCTGGCTGAAAAATGTATCAATCTCCGTGTCTTTGAAGATGAACATGGAAAAATGAACCGTTCCTGTCTGGAATGTCAGGGTGAGATTCTGGTTGTGTCTCAATTCACCTTGTATGGTAACTGTCAGAAAGGTCGTCGACCGGGCTTTGATCAGGCCGCCCCGCCATCCCTGGCTCAGGAACTGTATGACTATTTTGTCCAGATTTTGCAAAAATCCTCCTTAAATATCCAGACAGGCCGATTTCAGGCCACAATGCAGGTTCATCTGATCAATGATGGACCCGTCACTTTGATTCTGGAAAAATAA
- a CDS encoding low molecular weight phosphotyrosine protein phosphatase — MNSPQSVKILFVCMGNICRSPAAEGIMQTLVRQAGLNDRIVCDSAGTIGYHTGEKADARMRSHSQKRGYELLSLSRQFDPGRDFEKFDLIITMDNHNYKDVIAMSLDNVSRKKVFRMTDFCQRIKDIHEVPDPYYDGDQGFEMVLDLLEDACTGLLEYVRKTWNL; from the coding sequence ATGAACTCACCTCAAAGCGTAAAAATCCTGTTTGTCTGCATGGGCAATATCTGTCGTTCACCCGCCGCTGAGGGAATCATGCAAACCCTGGTGCGTCAAGCTGGACTCAACGACCGGATTGTCTGTGATTCTGCCGGAACCATTGGCTATCATACCGGGGAAAAAGCAGACGCCAGAATGCGAAGTCATTCCCAAAAGCGAGGCTATGAGTTATTGAGTTTATCCCGCCAGTTTGATCCCGGACGTGATTTTGAAAAATTTGATCTGATCATCACCATGGATAATCACAACTATAAGGATGTTATCGCCATGTCTCTGGACAATGTCTCGAGGAAAAAAGTGTTTCGCATGACCGATTTCTGCCAGAGGATAAAAGACATCCATGAAGTGCCAGATCCTTATTATGATGGGGATCAAGGATTTGAAATGGTGCTGGACCTTCTTGAAGATGCTTGCACCGGCCTGTTGGAATATGTCAGAAAAACATGGAATCTGTAA
- a CDS encoding transposase, which produces MLVSDRYSTDNWVDAMKRQLCWAHLIRDILKISQRGGTDF; this is translated from the coding sequence ATTCTCGTTTCAGATCGTTATTCGACTGACAATTGGGTCGATGCCATGAAACGTCAGTTGTGCTGGGCGCACCTGATTCGAGATATTTTGAAAATCTCGCAGAGAGGAGGCACCGATTTTTGA
- a CDS encoding anhydro-N-acetylmuramic acid kinase, producing MKSDSSLPKLLNIAQKHEHRIIGVMSGTSLDGVDLALVKFATHGKKFSFDVEFFTTVPYPSPLKKLLHEQMLEHTANVRSICSVHQDLGLFLGEVIAAQLQQWDVSPHEVDCIASHGQTIYHLPHGTRWDGAPLKATLQIGDGDQIAVKTGIITISDFRVKDIAYGGDGAPLIPYADYLLFGQREESLVLHNLGGISNLTFLPGQGKTEGILAFDTGPANVLINLAVEHCVDPTLAFDPEGKLAAEGKTSTPLLKRMLEHPFFQQHPPKSTGREAFGYAYLQEVLQWSEARNLDTRDLLATLTMLTARSIQIAYDTFLPSRNLTAYFSGGGAHNLTLMQNIQQCLPTCKILPFENLGLSTDSREAVSFALFAHELLTGRTVTFPGITGNSSFTTLGKISIP from the coding sequence ATGAAATCAGATTCCAGCTTGCCCAAATTGCTGAACATTGCCCAAAAACATGAACACCGCATTATTGGCGTAATGTCTGGAACTTCCCTGGATGGTGTGGATCTGGCGTTGGTTAAATTTGCAACCCACGGCAAAAAATTCAGTTTTGACGTGGAATTTTTTACCACTGTTCCTTATCCCTCTCCCCTTAAAAAACTGTTGCACGAACAAATGCTGGAACACACGGCCAACGTAAGGTCTATCTGTTCGGTCCATCAGGATCTCGGGCTGTTTCTGGGGGAAGTGATTGCCGCGCAACTCCAGCAGTGGGATGTTTCACCTCATGAGGTGGACTGTATTGCCAGTCACGGACAAACGATTTATCATTTGCCACACGGTACAAGATGGGATGGTGCACCCCTGAAAGCAACCCTGCAAATTGGCGATGGCGATCAGATTGCGGTCAAAACCGGCATCATCACCATTTCTGATTTCAGAGTGAAAGATATTGCCTATGGTGGGGATGGTGCGCCCTTGATTCCCTATGCGGATTATTTATTATTTGGACAGCGGGAAGAATCGTTGGTTCTGCACAATCTGGGCGGTATCAGCAATCTGACTTTTCTGCCGGGGCAAGGTAAAACTGAGGGAATTCTGGCCTTTGATACTGGTCCGGCCAATGTTCTGATCAATCTGGCGGTAGAACATTGTGTGGATCCAACCCTGGCGTTTGACCCGGAAGGAAAATTAGCCGCAGAAGGTAAGACATCAACTCCGTTGTTGAAGCGAATGCTGGAGCATCCTTTTTTTCAGCAACATCCGCCCAAATCCACAGGTCGGGAAGCCTTTGGGTATGCCTATCTTCAGGAAGTCCTGCAATGGTCTGAAGCCAGAAACCTGGACACTCGTGACTTGCTGGCCACGCTCACCATGCTGACCGCCCGATCCATTCAAATCGCCTATGATACTTTTTTGCCGTCCAGGAACTTAACGGCCTATTTTAGCGGAGGTGGGGCACACAATCTCACCTTGATGCAAAATATTCAGCAATGTCTGCCAACCTGTAAAATTTTGCCCTTTGAAAACCTCGGGCTTTCCACAGATTCGAGAGAAGCTGTGAGTTTTGCGTTGTTTGCTCATGAATTACTCACAGGCCGAACGGTCACATTTCCCGGAATCACCGGCAACTCAAGCTTCACCACCCTCGGAAAAATTTCAATTCCATAA